The proteins below come from a single Neospora caninum Liverpool complete genome, chromosome IX genomic window:
- a CDS encoding virulent strain associated lipoprotein, related translates to MSFLPPSDRAGLPPVERGAQDPLRISPQRASAGEVPREARDTSSPPSVHLTASTQMAPVHGSAIPRLDLSRAEAIQSQRVNIAAGTTSVKPTGSQVGAGASAMTGSLGNMYVSNAGVPPTGATMSPWGYPYGMFSSVAVPPRGVVEHMLVEPSNRTSTPVGERVVQLRGFRSAANSSQRTTTSVTRRAEEGIEIPVSLAADALIDLSTTRSQKIADGCRCCAGPLSALFGQRGRQPLPSEPRSREPASLTVSPSQSRTAFRYGSFADPVNTYQERLASVPHPMMTHVPVNAFPVGSVPSVVLVPAAVFAGRNGDQQGKKSTDVERPAKEQRPRASREGEETRASHRKAPGVEEKKLPSERACEKLEVRAGAQEELEGQLTVSAEGKEELDWSSVAKAGASEAANERAGEPAAPAKPETVQSWGAHSVGRAAREDSTLANASVATWSFPPRAGSSTSGVPFNAGDAGVARAVAHAPSGTRECLPAITDAGVQAGARNVGGESAGQCSTRSLAIWHQLEETKEQYRRVQEQFVKENESLKDENLRLQEAVVSMQSRVKHIIDLLHSLTKNVGQKEATDAANEELAEACIGLVTQLVNEGEAGLKAGGSEGEAARPETLAEAEAPVQLGPLGGFASFTEEQLQQLLSLQRQGSGKERTEQTNAKEAQSGGGGSGSSGVDARAPQDPVSKGVVSAASSSKAAAPGAQRRPPLGFGSASPRPLSIVEKNSGEPATRQKPQRPDATPNASREVQPDGAAKPGSGDASLEKHLVRPPLETATSASTSPANPTSDAQAAPEEGARGHIVAPHGTLQTEEPQADPEAKNALKAPEEQAAAPPPSMSTDAPKTPAAKVAAEPKVPTPKPVSGGENPAVADAERDVEEPAEGKRAAQSAESGEPQREASLASTENKQPATAKAPVTTGPAAKALVPKMGLLAKPAAEKKAPAPKTPTMDSSHNEKTSATVEEKKDEKTPGAVTAVDAELAPQRSVSSGLAGFFYNIFGAPAAETSAEAVEKAAEDTEKKMADSEDKHVPSPAAAPLVPKEAASKVVPVAKEAPKAPVVPKDAPKAAPEAADAPKAAETPDAPKAAETTDAPKAEPGAKAAPKLAPLPKNVVKAPLVPKAEAVAKAVPEEAAAKEADAKVVPGAKEAPKAPLVPKHAPTAPLVPKEAAAKVAPVAKEAPKAPLAPKDAPKAAPEATDAPKAEPGAKAAPKLAPLPKNVVKAPLVPKAEAVAKAVPEEAAAKEADAKVVPGAKEAPKAVPVAKEALKTPPVAKEAPKAPLVGQEPPKAPLVPKDALTAPLVPKAEAVAKAVPEEAAAKEAAAKVVPVAKEAPKAVPVVKEAPKTPLVPKDAPKTAPAATDAPKAEPGAKVAPKLAPLPKNVAKAPLVPKDEAVAKAVPEEAAAKEADAKVVPGAKEAPKAVAVAKEAPKTPPVAKEAPKAPLVPKAEAVEKAVPEDAAAKEADAKVVPVAKEAPKAPPVAKEAPKAPLVGKEPPKAPLVPKDALKAPLVPKAEAVAKAVPEEAAAKDADAKVVPGAKDAPKAVPVAKEAPKAVAVAKEAPKTPPVAKEAPKAPLVPKAETVAKAVPEEAAAKEADAKVAPVAEEAPKAPLVPKEAAAKVAPVAKEAPKAPLVPKEAPKAPLVPKEAPKAPLVPKEAPKAPLVPKDAPKAPTMDSSHNAKTSAAVEEKKDEKTPGAVTAVDAELAPQRSVSSGLAGFFYNIFGAPAAETSAEAVEKAAEDTEKKMADSEDKHVPSPAAAPLVPKEAASKLVPVAKEAPKAPVVPKDAPKAAPEAADAPKAAETPDAPKAAETTDAPKAEPGANAAPKLAPLPKNVVKAPLAPKAEAVAKAVPEEAAAKEADAKVVPGAKEAPKAVAVAKEAPKSPPVAKEAPKAPIVPKEAPKAPLEPTEAPKAPLVPKEAAAKVAPVAKEAPKAPLAPKDAPKAAPEAADAPKAAETPDAPKAAETTDAPKAEPGAKAAPKLAPLPKNVVKAPLVPKAEAVAKAVPEEAAAKEADAKVVPGAKEAPKAVAVAKEAPKTPPVAKEAPKAPIVPKEAPKAPLVPKEAAVKVAPVPKDAPKAPLVPKEAPKAPLVPKDAPKAPTMDSSHNAKTSATVEEKKDEKTPGAVTAVDAELAPQRSVSSGLAGFFYNIFGAPAAETSAEAVEKAAEDTEKKMADSEDKHVPSPAAAPLVPKEAASKLVPVAKEAPKAPVVPKDAPKAAPEAADAPKAAETPDAPKAAETTDAPKAEPGAKAAPKLAPLPKNVVKAPLVPKDAPKAAPEATDAPKAEPVAKVAPKLGPVPKDAPKAPLVPKAEAVAKASQVPVGVPEKTAASAEVPGAADASKGTPIVKDVLGGEWKSESSANAAPNATAAEEAGSAKEMPKALVAKKSLENMSPAKAGSDTKVVGDTAQERLHKDSPNAGLTKLPSKEVVKKLPSKEVVKKLPSKEVVKKLPPKEVVKKLPPKEVVKKLPSKEGVNKLPSKESVKKLASKEGLKKLPSKESVKKLASKEGLKKLPSKESVKKLASKEGLKKLPSKESVKKLTSKEGLKAQASKEGLKRQESKEGLKKQASKDELRKESSKEGVAVLQSSKSLKTMSSK, encoded by the coding sequence ATGAgtttcctccctccttccGACCGCGCTGGCCTCCCGCCAGTGGAAAGGGGTGCGCAAGATCCGCTTCGGATCTCGCCCCAACGTGCGTCAGCAGGTGAAGTCCCGCGCGAAGCTCGCGACACatcttcgccgccgtctgTTCACCTCACGGCGTCCACGCAGATGGCCCCAGTTCACGGCAGCGCCATCCCGCGACTCGACCTTTCTCGAGCTGAAGCGATCCAAAGCCAGCGTGTGAACATTGCGGCTGGGACCACGTCCGTGAAACCGACCGGGTCTCAAGTCGGCGCTGGGGCGTCCGCCATGACCGGCTCCCTGGGGAACATGTATGTGTCGAACGCGGGCGTGCCTCCGACTGGGGCCACCATGTCGCCGTGGGGGTATCCCTACGGCATGTTTTCTTCCGTGGCAGTGCCGCCGAGGGGAGTGGTTGAGCACATGCTTGTTGAACCGAGCAATCGCACTTCAACACCGGTAGGCGAAAGAGTCGTGCAGCTGAGGGGTTTCCGTTCCGCTGCGAACAGTAGCCAGCGTACGACAACTTCCGTGACCCGacgcgccgaagaaggcatTGAAATTCCCGTGAGCCTGGCTGCCGACGCGTTGATTGATTTGAGCACGACACGAAGTCAGAAAATCGCCGATGGCTGCCGGTGCTGTGCGGGGCCGCTCTCAGCTCTTTTTGGACAGCGCGGTCGCCAACCATTGCCCTCCGAACCGCGGAGCCGCGAGCCAGCGTCTCTcacggtgtctccgtctcagTCTAGGACGGCGTTCCGATACGGCAGCTTCGCGGACCCTGTGAACACGTATCAAGAACGACTTGCCTCCGTCCCGCACCCTATGATGACGCACGTGCCGGTGAATGCCTTCCCCGTCGGCTCGGTGCCTAGCGTGGTGCTCGTGCCGGCAGCGGTCTTTGCAGGCAGGAACGGGGACCAGCAGGGGAAAAAATCGACCGACGTGGAACGCCCAGCTAAGGAGCAACGCCCCCGGGCCAGCCGCGAAGgtgaagagacgagagccaGTCACAGAAAAGCCCCAGGAgtggaggagaaaaaactgcCTTCTGAACGTGCATGCGAGAAGCTGGAAGTCAGGGCAGGGGCTCAAGAGGAACTGGAGGGTCAGCTGACCGTCTCAGCtgaggggaaagaggaactcGACTGGTCTTCAGTGGCCAAAGCTGGCGCGTCGGAAGCAGCCAACGAGCGTGCAGGAGAGCCTGCGGCACCCGCGAAACCAGAGACGGTGCAGTCTTGGGGAGCGCACTCTGTGGGGCGTGCGGCTCGCGAGGACTCGACTCTTGCAAACGCGTCTGTGGCCACTTGGTCCTTCCCCCCACGAGCGGGAAGTTCCACTTCAGGAGTGCCGTTTAACGCCGGGGATGCAGGAGTCGCTCGAGCCGTTGCTCACGCGCCCTCAGGCACGCGCGAGTGTTTGCCTGCTATCACTGACGCGGGTGTCCAAGCAGGTGCGCGTAACGTTGGCGGTGAAAGCGCCGGTCAGTGCAGCACCAGGTCCCTCGCCATTTGGCATCAACTGGAGGAGACCAAAGAGCAGTATCGTCGAGTCCAGGAGCAGTTtgtgaaggaaaacgaaagtcTGAAAGATGAGAACTTGCGTCTTCAGGAAGCGGTCGTCTCCATGCAGAGCCGAGTAAAGCACATCATTGACTTACTTCACTCCTTGACGAAGAATGTGGGCCAAAAGGAAGCGACTGACGCAGCCAACGAGGAGCTTGCGGAGGCGTGCATTGGCTTGGTGACGCAACTGGTCAACGAAGGTGAAGCCGGTTTGAAGGCCGGGGGGTCGGAAGGGGAAGCTGCGCGGCCAGAGACCCTGGCGGAGGCCGAAGCGCCGGTCCAGCTTGGCCCCCTTGGCGGCTTCGCGAGTTTTACCGAAGAGCAATTGCAGCAGCTTCTGAGCCTTCAGCGGCAAGGGAGCGGCAAGGAGCGCACAGAACAAACGAACGCCAAAGAGGCCCAAtcgggaggcggcggctcGGGTTCTTCGGGCGTCGATGCGCGGGCACCTCAGGATCCTGTGTCGAAAGGCGTGGTCTCAGCTGCGTCTTCAAGCAAGGCAGCTGCGCCAGGTGCTCAGCGGCGGCCACCACTGGGTTTCGGCTCCGCGTCCCCGAGGCCTCTCTCCATCGTGGAAAAAAACTCCGGCGAGCCGGCGACTCGTCAGAAGCCTCAGCGCCCAGACGCCACGCCGAACGCCAGCCGTGAGGTACAACCCGATGGAGCCGCGAAACCAGGAAGCGGGGATGCCTCTCTTGAGAAACACCTGGTTCGACCGCCGCTGGAAACCGCGACTTCCGCCTCAACCAGCCCAGCCAACCCAACCAGCGATGCGCAGGCTGCGCCTGAGGAGGGTGCGCGTGGACACATCGTCGCTCCACATGGCACGCTGCAGACGGAGGAACCTCAGGCTGATCCCGAAGCGAAAAACGCTCTTAAGGCCCCTGAGGAACAGGCTGCCGCACCCCCTCCATCGATGTCGACGGATGCACCGAAAACTCCGGCGGCAAAAGTAGCGGCTGAGCCGAAGGTGCCCACGCCCAAGCCTGTCTCGGGAGGCGAGAACCCGGCTGTGGCCGATGCTGAGAGGGACGTGGAAGAGCCGGCTGAAGGAAAACGTGCTGCACAAAGCGCTGAATCTGGAGAGccccagagagaagcgtctTTGGCCTCAACAGAAAACAAGCAGCCTGCGACCGCGAAGGCCCCGGTAACGACTGGCCCTGCCGCAAAGGCACTGGTTCCAAAGATGGGGTTGCTGGCGAAACCAGCTGCTGAGAAAAAGGCCCCAGCTCCGAAGACTCCGACAATGGACAGTAGCCACAACGAAAAAACAAGTGCAACtgtcgaggagaagaaggatgaAAAAACACCGGGAGCGGTCACCGCAGTAGACGCCGAGCTCGCCCCACAGCGGAGTGTGTCCAGCGGCTTAGCAGGGTTTTTCTACAACATTTTCGGAGCGCCAGCAGCGGAAACGAGCGCCGAAGCCGTTGAAAAGGCGGCAGAGGACACTGAAAAGAAGATGGCTGACTCGGAAGACAAACATGTGCCATCACCCGCAGCGGCTCCGCTGGTGCCGAAGGAGGCGGCTTCCAAGGTTGTCCCCGTAGCGAAGGAGGCCCCAAAGGCTCCGGTGGTGCCGAAGGATGCGCCAAAGGCTGCGCCCGAAGCGGCGGACGCGCCgaaggctgcggagacacctgatGCACCTAAGGCTGCTGAGACGACGGATGCGCCGAAGGCAGAACCAGGAGCGAAGGCCGCTCCTAAGCTTGCCCCACTACCGAAGAATGTCGTGAAGGCTCCGCTGGTGCCGAAGGCTGAGGCGGTAGCGAAGGCTGTTCCTGAGGAGGCtgccgcgaaggaggcggatGCCAAGGTTGTCCCcggagcgaaggaggcgccGAAGGCTCCGCTGGTGCCGAAGCATGCGCCAACGGCTCCGCTGGTGCCGAAGGAAGCGGCTGCTAAGGTTGCCCCCGTAGCGAAGGAGGCTCCAAAGGCTCCGCTGGCGCCGAAGGATGCGCCAAAGGCTGCGCCCGAAGCGACGGACGCGCCGAAGGCAGAACCAGGAGCGAAGGCCGCTCCTAAGCTTGCCCCACTACCGAAGAATGTCGTGAAGGCTCCGCTGGTGCCGAAGGCTGAGGCGGTAGCGAAGGCTGTTCCTGAGGAGGCtgccgcgaaggaggcggatGCCAAGGTTGTCCCCGGAGCGAAGGAGGCCCCAAAGGCTGTGCCAGTAGCAAAGGAGGCCCTGAAGACTCCGCCAGTAGCAAAGGAGGCCCCGAAGGCTCCGCTAGTAGGGCAGGAGCCCCCAAAGGCTCCGCTGGTGCCGAAGGATGCACTAACGGCTCCGCTGGTGCCGAAGGCTGAGGCAGTAGCGAAGGCTGTTCCTGAGGAGGCtgccgcgaaggaggcggctgCCAAGGTGGTCCCCGTAGCGAAGGAGGCCCCAAAGGCCGTGCCAGTAGTAAAGGAGGCGCCGAAGACTCCGCTGGTGCCGAAGGATGCGCCAAAGACTGCGCCCGCAGCGACGGACGCGCCGAAGGCAGAACCAGGAGCGAAGGTAGCTCCTAAGCTTGCCCCACTACCGAAGAATGTCGCGAAGGCTCCGCTGGTGCCGAAGGATGAGGCGGTAGCGAAGGCTGTTCCTGAGGAGGCtgccgcgaaggaggcggatGCCAAGGTTGTCCCCGGAGCGAAGGAGGCCCCAAAGGCTGTGGCAGTAGCAAAGGAGGCCCCGAAGACTCCGCCAGTAGCGAAGGAGGCCCCAAAGGCTCCGCTGGTGCCGAAGGCTGAGGCGGTAGAGAAGGCTGTTCCTGAGGACGCtgccgcgaaggaggcggatGCCAAGGTTGTCCCCGTAGCGAAGGAGGCCCCAAAGGCTCCTCCAGTAGCCAAGGAGGCCCCGAAGGCTCCGCTAGTAGGGAAGGAGCCCCCAAAGGCTCCGCTGGTGCCGAAGGATGCACTAAAGGCTCCGCTGGTGCCGAAGGCTGAGGCAGTAGCGAAGGCTGTTCCTGAGGAGGCTGCCGCGAAGGACGCGGATGCCAAGGTTGTCCCCGGAGCGAAGGATGCCCCGAAGGCTGTGCCAGTAGCAAAGGAGGCCCCAAAGGCTGTGGCAGTAGCAAAGGAGGCCCCGAAGACTCCGCCAGTAGCGAAGGAGGCCCCAAAGGCTCCGCTGGTGCCGAAGGCTGAGACGGTAGCGAAGGCTGTTCCTGAGGAGGCTGCCGCGAAGGAGGCCGACGCCAAGGTTGCCCCCGTAGCGGAGGAGGCCCCAAAGGCTCCGCTGGTGCCGAAGGAGGCGGCTGCCAAGGTTGCCCCCGTAGCGAAGGAGGCCCCAAAGGCTCCGCTGGTGCCGAAGGAGGCGCCGAAGGCTCCGCTGGTGCCGAAGGAGGCGCCGAAGGCTCCGCTGGTGCCGAAGGAGGCGCCAAAGGCTCCGCTGGTGCCGAAGGATGCTCCAAAGGCTCCGACAATGGACAGTAGCCACAACGCAAAAACAAGTGCGGCtgtcgaggagaagaaggatgaAAAAACACCGGGAGCGGTCACCGCAGTAGACGCCGAGCTCGCCCCACAGCGGAGTGTGTCCAGCGGCTTAGCAGGGTTTTTCTACAACATTTTCGGAGCGCCAGCAGCGGAAACGAGCGCCGAAGCCGTTGAAAAGGCGGCAGAGGACACTGAAAAGAAGATGGCTGACTCGGAAGACAAACATGTGCCATCACCCGCAGCGGCTCCGCTGGTGCCGAAGGAGGCGGCTTCCAAGCTTGTCCCCGTAGCGAAGGAGGCCCCAAAGGCTCCGGTGGTGCCGAAGGATGCGCCAAAGGCTGCGCCCGAAGCGGCGGACGCGCCgaaggctgcggagacacctgatGCACCTAAGGCTGCTGAGACGACGGATGCGCCGAAGGCAGAACCAGGAGCGAATGCCGCTCCTAAGCTTGCCCCACTACCGAAGAATGTCGTGAAGGCTCCGCTGGCGCCGAAGGCTGAGGCGGTAGCGAAGGCTGTTCCTGAGGAGGCtgccgcgaaggaggcggatGCCAAGGTTGTCCCCGGAGCGAAGGAGGCCCCAAAGGCTGTGGCAGTAGCAAAGGAGGCCCCGAAGTCTCCGCCAGTAGCGAAGGAGGCCCCAAAGGCTCCGATAGTGCCGAAGGAGGCGCCGAAGGCTCCGCTGGAGCCGACGGAGGCGCCAAAGGCTCCGCTGGTGCCGAAGGAGGCGGCTGCCAAGGTTGCCCCCGTAGCGAAGGAGGCCCCAAAGGCTCCGCTGGCGCCGAAGGATGCGCCAAAGGCTGCGCCCGAAGCGGCGGACGCGCCgaaggctgcggagacacctgatGCACCTAAGGCTGCTGAGACGACGGATGCGCCGAAGGCAGAACCAGGAGCGAAGGCCGCTCCTAAGCTTGCCCCACTACCGAAGAATGTCGTGAAGGCTCCGCTGGTGCCGAAGGCTGAGGCGGTAGCGAAGGCTGTTCCTGAGGAGGCtgccgcgaaggaggcggatGCCAAGGTTGTCCCCGGAGCGAAGGAGGCCCCAAAGGCTGTGGCAGTAGCAAAGGAGGCCCCGAAGACTCCGCCAGTAGCGAAGGAGGCCCCAAAGGCTCCGATAGTGCCGAAGGAGGCGCCGAAGGCTCCGCTGGTGCCGAAGGAGGCGGCTGTCAAGGTTGCCCCCGTACCGAAGGACGCCCCAAAGGCTCCGCTGGTGCCGAAGGAGGCGCCAAAGGCTCCGCTGGTGCCGAAGGATGCTCCGAAGGCTCCGACAATGGACAGTAGCCACAACGCAAAAACAAGTGCGACtgtcgaggagaagaaggatgaAAAAACACCGGGAGCGGTCACCGCAGTAGACGCCGAGCTCGCCCCACAGCGGAGTGTGTCCAGCGGCTTAGCAGGGTTTTTCTACAACATTTTCGGAGCGCCAGCAGCGGAAACGAGCGCCGAAGCCGTTGAAAAGGCGGCAGAGGACACTGAAAAGAAGATGGCTGACTCGGAAGACAAACATGTGCCATCACCCGCAGCGGCTCCGCTGGTGCCGAAGGAGGCGGCTTCCAAGCTTGTCCCCGTAGCGAAGGAGGCCCCAAAGGCTCCGGTGGTGCCGAAGGATGCGCCAAAGGCTGCGCCCGAAGCGGCGGACGCGCCgaaggctgcggagacacctgatGCACCTAAGGCTGCTGAGACGACGGATGCGCCGAAGGCAGAACCAGGAGCGAAGGCCGCTCCTAAGCTTGCCCCACTACCGAAGAATGTCGTGAAGGCTCCGCTGGTGCCGAAGGATGCGCCAAAGGCTGCGCCGGAAGCGACGGACGCGCCGAAGGCAGAACCAGTAGCGAAGGTCGCTCCTAAGCTTGGTCCAGTGCCGAAGGATGCTCCAAAGGCTCCGCTGGTGCCGAAGGCTGAGGCAGTAGCGAAGGCTTCGCAGGTGCCCGTGGGCGtgccagagaagacggcggccTCCGCGGAAGTGCCTGGGGCGGCTGATGCTTCCAAGGGGACACCGATAGTGAAGGATGTCCTCGGTGGGGAATGGAAATCGGAGAGCAGCGCAAATGCTGCGCCGAACGCAACTGCtgcagaggaggcgggaTCGGCAAAGGAGATGCCGAAGGCACTGGTGGCTAAGAAGTCGCTTGAAAACATGTCGCCTGCCAAAGCTGGATCCGACACGAAAGTAGTCGGTGACACGGCTCAAGAGCGGCTACATAAGGACTCACCGAATGCGGGGCTGACGAAGTTGCCTTCGAAAGAGGTAGTGAAGAAGTTGCCTTCGAAAGAGGTAGTGAAGAAGTTGCCTTCGAAAGAGGTAGTGAAGAAGTTGCCTCCGAAAGAGGTAGTGAAGAAGTTGCCTCCGAAAGAGGTAGTGAAGAAGTTGCCGTCGAAGGAAGGAGTGAACAAGTTGCCTTCGAAAGAGAGTGTGAAGAAGCTGGCATCGAAGGAGGGGCTGAAGAAGTTGCCTTCGAAAGAGAGTGTGAAGAAGCTGGCATCGAAGGAGGGGCTGAAGAAGTTGCCTTCGAAAGAGAGTGTGAAGAAGCTGGCATCGAAGGAGGGGCTGAAGAAGTTGCCTTCGAAAGAGAGTGTGAAGAAGCTGACATCGAAAGAGGGACTCAAGGCGCAGGCATCGAAAGAGGGACTGAAGAGGCAAGAGTCGAAAGAGGGCCTAAAAAAGCAGGCTTCGAAGGACGAGTTGAGGAAAGAATCTTCGAAAGAGGGCGTGGCTGTGCTGCAATCGTCGAAGTCTCTGAAGACCATGTCCTCGAAGTGA